ACCAACCTGGCGGTGTACATCGGTATCGTCTATTCGTACCTGCCATTTATGATCCTGCCGCTGTTCGCCAACCTGGTAAAACACGACCAGAGCCTGCTGGAAGCGGCCGCGGACCTGGGTTCGAGCACCTACAACAGCTTCTGGAAAATCACCGTGCCGCTGGCCAAGAACGGCATCATCGCCGGCTGCATGCTGGTGTTTATCCCGGTGGTCGGTGAGTTCGTGATTCCTGAACTGCTCGGCGGCCCGGAGACCCTGATGATCGGCAAGGTGCTGTGGCAGGAGTTCTTCAACAACCGCGACTGGCCTGTTGCCTCTGCTCTGGCTGTGGTGATGCTGGCGATCTTGATCGTCCCCATCATTCTGTTTAACCGCAACCAAGCTAAAGAAATGGAGGGTCGGCCATGAAGCGTTTCAGTTTCTCCAACTTTATGTTGTGGGCCGGCCTGACCTTTATCTACCTGCCGATGCTGATCCTGGTGCTCTACTCGTTCAACGCCTCGCGGCTGGTAACGGTATGGGGCGGCTGGTCGGTGAAGTGGTACGTCGGCCTGCTCGACAACACCCAGCTGATGAACTCGGTGATGCGCTCGCTGGAAATCGCCTGCTACACCGCGATTGCCGCCGTAGCGCTGGGCACCATGGCCGCCTTCGTGCTGACCCGCGTCACTCGCTTCAAGGGGCGCACGCTGTTCGGTGGCCTGGTCACCGCGCCGCTGGTAATGCCCGAGGTGATCACCGGTCTGTCGCTGTTGCTGCTGTTCGTGGCCATGGCCCAGCTGATCGGCTGGCCTGCCGAGCGTGGCGTGCTGACCATCTGGATCGCCCACACCACCTTCTGTTCTGCCTACGTGGCCGTGGTGGTGTCGTCGCGGCTGCGTGAGCTGGACCTGTCCATCGAAGAAGCGGCCATGGATCTCGGCGCCAAGCCGTGGAAGGTGTTCTTCCTGATCACCATCCCGATGATCGCGCCTTCGCTGGCGGCCGGCGGCATGATGTCCTTCGCCCTGTCGCTGGACGATCTGGTGCTCGCCAGCTTCGTTTCCGGGCCGGGCTCGACCACTCTGCCGATGGAAGTCTTCTCCGCCGTGCGTCTGGGTGTGAAGCCGGAAATCAACGCCGTGGCCAGCCTGATCCTGCTGGCGGTGTCCTTCGCCACCTTCCTGGTGTGGTTCTTCGCCCACCGCGCCGAAGAGAAGCGTAAGAAGGCCCTGCAGCAGGCCATGGATGAAACCACCGGTGCCGCGCTGATGAACGGCCCGGACAGCCGTCGTGACCCATCCCAGGTGCATGCCTGATCGCACCTCGTCGTAACCCACAAGGGCCGCATTAGCGGCCCTTGTGCATTCTGCTGCAGTACTGACCAGTCAGCCCGGCCAGTGTTGCGCCGCCCGCTGATCTTGGTTACAACCTCCGCTATCAGCCGTCCGGATTACCTGCCATGACCGACTCGAACAGCGCCGACAGCGCGGTGTACAAGACCCTGCTGGAGTCGACCAAGGCCATCCCCTGGAAGATCGACTGGGCGAGCATGACCTTCGCCTATATCGGCCCGCAAATCGAAACCCTGCTCGGTTGGCCGCAGGCCAGTTGGGTTAGCGCCAACGACTGGGCCGAGCGCATGCATCCCGAAGACCGCGACAGCGTGGTGGCCTTCTGCGTGTCGCAGTCCCAGGCCGGCACCGACCATGAGGCCGACTACCGCGCCCTGACTCGCGATGGCGATTACGTTTGGATACGCGATGTGGTGCACGTGCTGCGTAACGAGGCCGGCGAGGTCGAGTCGCTGATTGGCTTTATGTTCGATATCAGTGAGCGCAAGCAGACCGAACAGCAACTGCTGCAACTGCAGCAACAGCTCGAAGAGCTGTCCTACCTCGATGGCCTCACCGGCGTGGCCAACCGGCGTATGTTCGACAGCCGCCTGCAGGTTGAGTGGAGCAACGCCCAACGCACCGGCCAGCCGCTGTCACTGATCCTGCTGGATATCGACTACTTCAAGGAATACAACGACCACTACGGCCATATCCAGGGCGACGATTGCCTGAAAAGTGTCGGCCAGGCTCTGAGTGGCGCCGCCGTGCGCCCGCGTGACCTGATGGCCCGCTATGGCGGTGAAGAGTTTGTCCTGCTGCTGCCAGAAACCGATGCCCAGGCCGCCGCCCAGGTTGCTGAACGCTGCCGCCAGCTGATTCGAGAGCAGAACATCCAGCACGCCCACTCTCAGGTTAGCCCGCTGCTAACCTTAAGCCTCGGCGTCGGCACCCTGAGCCCTAGCCCACTCGATCAGCCCCAGGCCTTTCTCGAAACCGTGGATCGTTTGCTCTACCAAGCCAAACACCAGGGCCGCAACTGCGCGGTGTTGGCTACTGCGCCCTAAGTCTCGGCAGACGTAGGGTGGATGACGCTCTGTTCATCCACCACGATTGCGCTTCGATATTTCAGGACGGCATGAGGCTATGCGGCTTAGCGCTTGATACGCAACGCCAGCAGGAAGATAAGCGTCGCGCTGATTACCACGATATCCATGATGATCGCTGCAGCGGCCTTGCTCAGAAACGCCTGGCCATAAACCAGCACCAGGGTTACGAAAATCGCCTTGCTCGTTGCCGCGATGGTCGCGCAGAAAGCGCGATGTTTTTCGTTCAGTGCGCCATAAATCAGGATCACGCCCATCAGGCCAACCAGCGCTGACCAGCTGCGAATCACGATGGATTCCAGCTGGCCGCTAAACGCCGCGCCAAACATCGACTCAAGCGCCGCCTGCGGCGCGAACAAGCCGTAGAACATGCTGGCGGTAAGCACGCCGGACACCAGCATCAGCCACTTGAAGTTCCCTATTACAACGTTCATACATTCCCTCGTGTGCGGCATTTGGGTGGATGTGGTGCCCAGTGTAGGGCGTTCTATTTGCCGGAAAGCCGCTGTTTCAGCAGGGTTATGTAGGCGTTAAGTGTTGCAGCCGTACCTGCGGGTGCTCCATGCGCTCAACCCGAAACAGCGGCCACTTTGGCCCGTGCCGCGTGCAGCTTCTTGTAGCTCTCGATCAAGCGCAGATGGCGGTCCAGCCCCTCCAGCTGCATATTGGTCGGCGTCAGGCCATAGAAGCGCACGCTGCCATCCAGCGAGCCGAGCACCGCGTCCATGCGCTCATTGCCAAACATACGGCGGAAGTTCGGTTCGAAGTCGCTCATCTCCAGCTCATCGTCTAGCTGCACTTCCAGCGCCGCGTTCAACGCCTGATAGAACAGGCCGCGCTCGACGGTGTTGTCGTTGTACTGCAGGAACATTTCCACAAGTTCTTTGGCGTCGTCGTACTTCTTCAGGGCGAGGTGGATCAGCAGTTTCAACTCCAGAATCGTCAGCTGGCCCCACACCGTGTTGTCGTCGAACTCGACGCCGATCAGCGTGGTGATATCGGTGTAATCGTCGACATCGCTGTTTTCCAGGTTGCGCAGCAGAGATTTCAGGCCGCGATCATTCAGGCTGTGCAGGTTGAGGATGTCCGCGCGGAACAGCAGCGCCTTGTTGGTGTTATCCCAGATCAGGTCCTCAACCGGATAAATCTCCGAATAGCCCGGCACCAGGATGCGGCAGGCCGTGGCGCCCAGGTGCTCGTACACCGCCATATAGGCTTCTTTGCCCAGCTCTTCGAGGATGCCGAACAACGTTGCGGCTTCCTGCTCGTTCGAATCTGCGCCCTGGCCGGAGAAGTCCCACTCGACGAACTCGTAGTCGGCCTTGGCGCTGAAGAAGCGCCACGACACCACGCCGCTGGAGTCGATGAAATGCTCGACGAAGTTATTCGGCTCCATCAGTGCCTGGCTTTCAAAGGTCGGTGGCGGCAGATCATTCAAACCCTCGAAGCTGCGGCCTTGCAGCAGCTCGGTCAGGCTGCGCTCCAGCGCCACCTCAAAGCTTGGGTGCGCGCCGAACGAGGCGAACACGCCGCCGGTGCGCGGGTTCATCAGAGTGACGCACATCACCGGGAATTCGCCGCCCAGGGACGCATCTTTCACCAATACCGGGAAGCCCTGGGCTTCCAGGCCCTGAATGCCGGCAACGATGCTCGGGTACTTGGCCAGCACATCGGCTGGCACGTCCGGCAGGCACAGCTCGCCTTCGAGGATTTCGCGTTTGACCGCACGCTCGAAGATTTCCGACAGGCACTGCACCTGCGCCTCGGCCAGGGTATTGCCGGCACTCATGCCATTACTGAGGTAGAGGTTTTCGATCAGGTTGGAAGGGAAATACACCACCTCGCCATCCGACTGGCGCACAAACGGCAACGAGCAGATGCCGCGCAGGGTGTTGCCGGAGTTGGTGTCATACAGGTGCGAGCCGCGCAGCTCGTCGTCTGGGTTGTAAATCGCCAGGCAGTAATCGTCGAGAATCTCTGCCGGCAACGCATCCTTGGGCCCCGGCTTGAACCAGCGCTCGTCCGGGTAATGCACGAACGCCGCATTGGCGATCTCCTCGCCCCAGAACTGATCGTTGTAGAAGAAATTGCAGTTCAGCCGCTCGATAAACTCGCCCAGCGCCGAGGCCAGCGCGCTCTCCTTGGTTGCGCCCTTGCCGTTGGTAAAACACATCGGCGACTGCGCATCGCGGATATGCAACGACCACACGTTGGGCACGATATTGCGCCATGAGGCGATCTCAATCTTCATGCCGAGCTTGGCCATGATGCCCGACATATTGGCGATGGTTTCTTCCAGCGGCAGGTCCTTGCCGGGAATGTAGGTGCTGGTTCCCGCCACTGGCATCAGCAAGGCCTGAGCGTCGGCATCCAGGTTGTCGACCTCTTCGATGATGAACTCAGGACCTTGCTGAACCACCTTCTTCACCGTGCAGCGGTCGATGGAACGCAGAATGCCCTGGCGATCTTTCTCGGAAATATCCGCCGGCAATTCGACCTGGATCTTGAAGATCTGCGCGTAGCGGTTCTCCGGATCAACGATGTTGTTCTGCGACAGGCGGATGTTGTCGGTGGGGATATCGCGCGTATCGCAATACAGCTTCACAAAGTACGCCGCACACAGCGCCGAAGAGGCCAAGAAGTAATCAAACGGCCCCGGCGCC
This DNA window, taken from Pseudomonas sp. SG20056, encodes the following:
- a CDS encoding ABC transporter permease subunit, whose translation is MKRFSFSNFMLWAGLTFIYLPMLILVLYSFNASRLVTVWGGWSVKWYVGLLDNTQLMNSVMRSLEIACYTAIAAVALGTMAAFVLTRVTRFKGRTLFGGLVTAPLVMPEVITGLSLLLLFVAMAQLIGWPAERGVLTIWIAHTTFCSAYVAVVVSSRLRELDLSIEEAAMDLGAKPWKVFFLITIPMIAPSLAAGGMMSFALSLDDLVLASFVSGPGSTTLPMEVFSAVRLGVKPEINAVASLILLAVSFATFLVWFFAHRAEEKRKKALQQAMDETTGAALMNGPDSRRDPSQVHA
- a CDS encoding sensor domain-containing diguanylate cyclase yields the protein MTDSNSADSAVYKTLLESTKAIPWKIDWASMTFAYIGPQIETLLGWPQASWVSANDWAERMHPEDRDSVVAFCVSQSQAGTDHEADYRALTRDGDYVWIRDVVHVLRNEAGEVESLIGFMFDISERKQTEQQLLQLQQQLEELSYLDGLTGVANRRMFDSRLQVEWSNAQRTGQPLSLILLDIDYFKEYNDHYGHIQGDDCLKSVGQALSGAAVRPRDLMARYGGEEFVLLLPETDAQAAAQVAERCRQLIREQNIQHAHSQVSPLLTLSLGVGTLSPSPLDQPQAFLETVDRLLYQAKHQGRNCAVLATAP
- a CDS encoding OsmC domain/YcaO domain-containing protein, whose product is MEIKVKFLDNLRLEAKFDDFTVVADQPIRYKGDGSAPGPFDYFLASSALCAAYFVKLYCDTRDIPTDNIRLSQNNIVDPENRYAQIFKIQVELPADISEKDRQGILRSIDRCTVKKVVQQGPEFIIEEVDNLDADAQALLMPVAGTSTYIPGKDLPLEETIANMSGIMAKLGMKIEIASWRNIVPNVWSLHIRDAQSPMCFTNGKGATKESALASALGEFIERLNCNFFYNDQFWGEEIANAAFVHYPDERWFKPGPKDALPAEILDDYCLAIYNPDDELRGSHLYDTNSGNTLRGICSLPFVRQSDGEVVYFPSNLIENLYLSNGMSAGNTLAEAQVQCLSEIFERAVKREILEGELCLPDVPADVLAKYPSIVAGIQGLEAQGFPVLVKDASLGGEFPVMCVTLMNPRTGGVFASFGAHPSFEVALERSLTELLQGRSFEGLNDLPPPTFESQALMEPNNFVEHFIDSSGVVSWRFFSAKADYEFVEWDFSGQGADSNEQEAATLFGILEELGKEAYMAVYEHLGATACRILVPGYSEIYPVEDLIWDNTNKALLFRADILNLHSLNDRGLKSLLRNLENSDVDDYTDITTLIGVEFDDNTVWGQLTILELKLLIHLALKKYDDAKELVEMFLQYNDNTVERGLFYQALNAALEVQLDDELEMSDFEPNFRRMFGNERMDAVLGSLDGSVRFYGLTPTNMQLEGLDRHLRLIESYKKLHAARAKVAAVSG